The Triticum aestivum cultivar Chinese Spring chromosome 6D, IWGSC CS RefSeq v2.1, whole genome shotgun sequence genomic sequence TGGTCTGGCCATGATATCTGCGGGAGGAAAACCTACCTTGGGTTCCATTGCGGGAGGACACCTGAACTGGCTAAGAACCTCACGATCATGGCggttgctttcaatgattttgggCTGAGTGCGCCGATGCTGCGAGGCTTCATCGACCAGCTCCCCGACCTTGTGCTTTTTCAGGCTTCCTCCAACAAGTTTGGCGGTGGCATCCCGCCCCTCGGCAGCCTTCAGTACCAGTACAAGCTAAGTATCCATGACGATCGCCATGATTCATTTTCTGAGAGCAAGTATCTCCTCGGCACAAATCTCGGACTGGGTCCTGTTAATATTGGTGTAAAGCTAGCTGTTGTCAAAACCCCCCGAAAGGGCACAAATCTTAATAGTGGTAGGGcgcttctcctgaacagcaacagTTTATCCGGGACACTACCTGCAAACTTGGGCTTCTCCAAGTTGAGCTACCTCGCCCTCGCCAACAACAAGCTCACCGGGGCAATCCCGCCATCAATCGCGCACATGCAAGACTCCCTCCTCGAGATGCTCCTCCTCAACAACCAGCTCTCAGGCTGCCTCCCCAACGAGCTCGGCATGCTCACCAAAACCGCCGTCATCGACGCCGGGATGAACCAGCTGACCGGCCCGATCCCGTCATCCTTCTCCTGCCTCAGCAGCGTCGAGCAGCTCAACCTCGCCGGGAACCGCCTCTACGGGCAGGTCCCCGACGCGCTCTGCAAGCTGGCCGGGCCGGCCGGCCGCCTCTCCAACCTCACGCTGTCGGGCAACTACTTCACCTCGGTCGGGACGGCGTGCTCGGCGCTGATCAAGGACGGCGTGCTGGACGTCAAGCACAACTGCATCCCCGGCTTCGCCAACCAGAGGGGCCTGGCGGAGTGCGCCACGTTCCTGAGCCAGCCCAAGACGTGCCCGGCGGCGAGCGCTCGCGTGGCGTGCCCCGCCGCGGACGCCAAGATGAACACGGCGGCGCCGGAGGGGAAGGTGGCCAAGGACTACTCCAGCTACGTGGTGTACGCCACTCTGCATGAGTGAGGTGCCAGCGCATGCAGTGGGGACGCCGTGCCTAGCTACGTCGTCGGTATTTGCTCTTGTATTCTTGTAATGTGTTTGGTGTTGTTGTGCACGTGATTGCTGTTTGTTTTCTTTGTACGTGTGGCTGTCGGGTCTAGATCTCGGCTCTTGTGTGTGTTGTCCTGCTACGTCAGTTCTGTGGTGGTAAATTAATTTGGATTGTATCTTGCATGTTTCAACTATATATTTGTTGGCTGCATATTTCAATTATGTGATGTTGGAATTATGTGAATTGCTCCAATGTGCCATTGGTTACCATTGCTTGATCGGTGAAATACAAGGTAAATATGTCATGCGTCGTAGTTACTCTGTTTTGCAGAACTAGCCTCTGTTTGTGCGTCTAGATTTATAAATATTACTGCATTTggtgttgtttttcttttctatttatttgaCTCCACtgtaaagaattgttttattgtaTTCATAGCAACTTTACTAGTTACAGCGATTCAAATTTTATTAAATTGTTGCCCCTAAAAGGAGAATATGATGTCAGAAACACTAGCAAAACACGGGCATCCGAGGGAGTATAGACTACCCACTAGGGCTAACGTGCACTTCACTGCACCGTTCTTCGTTCCTGGGATTAACTCTTCACTAGTGCAGAAACCCTTTATAGGATTTTTCTACTAGCAATGTATGGATAAAATGAGACGGGTGCTAATTTGACAAAATACCAACAACGTTCACGAAAATAGTACACGCTGCTAATAACATCTTATTATCCGCATGTGACACCAGCGCACGCTGCTAGTAAGGGGCACCCAGGAAGCCCTTCATCTCGAATATCCTAGCAGCGGGTAGCGCGGTGAACGTTGCTAATATAGAAAGAACTAGTGGCGCATGCAGAAATTCGAGACACCACTAATACGTAGTGTGGACCCCTTGTGTTTGAATTATCCAATACAAATGTTCAATTTTTTAACTAATTTCATCAAATATAACTGGAACACAAAAGTCCTGTAATTGTATTTGAAATCCTAAAATGCCACTCTGCATGAGTGAGATGCCACCGCGTGCAGTGGGGGGCGACGTGCCTACGCCGTCGGTATTTGCTCTTGTATTCTTGTATGTGTTTTGTGACCTGGTGATTGTTGTTTGTTTTCTTTGTACGTGTGGCTGTTGGGTCTGGATCTCGGCTCTTGTACTATGTATTGTGTTGTTACGTCAGTTTTGCGGCAGTAAACTAATTTGGACGGTATCTTGCATGTTTCAATTATATATATTTTCGGCTGCCTGTTTCAATTATATGATGTTGTAATTATGTGGATTGCTACAATGTTCCATTTGTTACCATTGCTTGATCAGTGAAATACGGGGTGAATATGTCATGCGTCGTAGTTACTCTGTTTTGCACAACTGGCATCCGTTTGTGCGGTTAGATTTATGTATTTGCTGATGCTTTCCTCCACTGTATTTTTGTATTCATAGCTACTTTTGCACAACTGGCAACCTTATTTATTTGACTCCACTGTCACGAACTATTTTTTTTGTATTCATAGCTACTTTTTTTTGCGAGAAGCTACTTTACTAGTTATGACGATTTAGATTTTGCTTAAATAGTTTCCCCTATTTATGCAGGGGCTAAATATATATTGTTAAGCTAAAAACAAAATACGTCATCAGAAACAATAGCAAAACACGGACGTCCAAGGGAGTATGGACTACCCATATACTCCCTCACTTCTATTTTATAGGCTCAATTTAAAAATCTCGTCAACCAAGGTAGCGGGTGAGTGGTAAAAtatatttttgtagtttgcaaaaatacTCAATTGTTgggctcatttttctcaagaaattGTACTTTACAAAAATTTTAATCGCAATGCATACATGTGTGACCAATAAATGACCAAGAActttacatgcattggtgagttttctcttaatccttgcatacaacgatttaatgcaccttgaaatcctAACATGCGAATGTGAGCAACGAAATTGAGACTTGTAAAATGGGAAAACAAAACAATTTTGAGATAAGCTCTATCAACCGGAAGTGGGAGAGTATATCCGTTACCAAAAGGGTACTCCTACCTCTCCAATTAATTACTCTTGATTCTGTAGCTAGCAGTTCAAGATCTTCTCTGAAAAGAGTGCTTCCATGCTTGAACCAAAGGGGCTGCATTTCTGAAAACCTTCCCATTGCGCTGCATCCAGATGTTCCAGCAAGCATGAGTAATTATATCCATGGCTATATGTAGTGGGAGCTGTCCAAGAGCCAGGATAGAGTCGTAATAAAAAAGAAAGGCC encodes the following:
- the LOC123144834 gene encoding uncharacterized protein At4g06744; the protein is MAKYLYGSFAISVCLTLSFVAATTREPFRPEPSRKTSEPSVSYSPQPQHFPNERLYQAYLVIQRFKSSISSDPKNITTTWSGHDICGRKTYLGFHCGRTPELAKNLTIMAVAFNDFGLSAPMLRGFIDQLPDLVLFQASSNKFGGGIPPLGSLQYQYKLSIHDDRHDSFSESKYLLGTNLGLGPVNIGVKLAVVKTPRKGTNLNSGRALLLNSNSLSGTLPANLGFSKLSYLALANNKLTGAIPPSIAHMQDSLLEMLLLNNQLSGCLPNELGMLTKTAVIDAGMNQLTGPIPSSFSCLSSVEQLNLAGNRLYGQVPDALCKLAGPAGRLSNLTLSGNYFTSVGTACSALIKDGVLDVKHNCIPGFANQRGLAECATFLSQPKTCPAASARVACPAADAKMNTAAPEGKVAKDYSSYVVYATLHE